One part of the Polyangiaceae bacterium genome encodes these proteins:
- a CDS encoding sigma-70 family RNA polymerase sigma factor gives MPQRTDRELVDAAREGDAEAFGTFVRRHQKRIYRLAAHMLRDAAEAEDVTQDAFVRAYRALDRFDGRSEPFTWLYRIAVNLSLNTIRSRKTRRTGPSVDDPRVEGAMVETRVTIGNPAELTADRQAAQVLAEGLDSLSETLRVTLILVTVDGLSHGEAAEILGCPEGTIAWRVHEARKKLQTFLEKRGHTREAE, from the coding sequence ATGCCCCAAAGGACGGATCGCGAGCTCGTCGACGCAGCTAGGGAGGGCGACGCAGAGGCGTTCGGCACCTTCGTGCGGCGACACCAGAAACGCATCTATCGTCTCGCTGCACATATGCTGCGAGATGCTGCGGAGGCGGAAGACGTCACGCAGGATGCGTTTGTTCGCGCCTATCGAGCGCTCGACCGCTTCGACGGTCGCAGCGAACCGTTCACGTGGCTCTATCGCATCGCCGTGAACCTCTCCCTGAACACGATTCGCTCCCGCAAGACCCGGCGTACCGGGCCTAGCGTGGACGACCCACGCGTCGAAGGCGCGATGGTCGAGACGCGAGTGACCATCGGTAACCCAGCGGAGCTCACCGCGGATCGCCAAGCTGCCCAGGTCCTCGCCGAGGGCCTCGACAGCCTCAGCGAAACACTCCGGGTGACTTTGATCTTGGTCACTGTGGACGGGCTAAGTCACGGAGAGGCCGCGGAAATCCTCGGTTGCCCGGAGGGCACCATTGCCTGGCGCGTGCACGAAGCGCGCAAGAAGCTGCAAACGTTTCTCGAGAAACGGGGTCACACACGGGAGGCGGAGTGA
- the rpsT gene encoding 30S ribosomal protein S20, translating into MANHASAAKRNRQTIKRTERNKALRSALRTSVKKARSALEAGQAAEAKPLVLAASSFLARAASKGIIHLKNASRTTSRLQAHLAKLG; encoded by the coding sequence ATGGCAAATCACGCATCAGCCGCAAAGCGCAACCGTCAGACCATCAAGCGCACCGAGCGCAACAAGGCGCTTCGCAGCGCACTTCGCACTTCGGTCAAGAAGGCGCGCAGCGCGCTCGAGGCCGGACAGGCTGCCGAGGCGAAGCCGTTGGTTCTGGCTGCGAGCAGCTTCCTCGCGCGGGCCGCGAGCAAGGGTATCATTCACCTGAAGAACGCTTCGCGCACTACGAGCCGCCTCCAGGCGCACCTCGCGAAGCTCGGCTGA
- a CDS encoding serine/threonine protein kinase has protein sequence MNANDTPPDSLVGSLIDRKYRIERCIGRGGMGAVYEATNVAIGKRVALKFLEVSDGAADRDAVVRFQREAEAASAVESGHIVQIFDSGTTEDDRPYLVMELLRGEDLRQRMKRVGKLPESDVIHITMQTLRALVRAHEAGIVHRDLKPDNLFLDSRDDDPLFVKVVDFGISKVTQTRATNNTLTRRGTVLGTAYYMAPEQAQAFPDIDGRADLYSLGAICYEALTGDAPHSGGSYEAILVKACTQDAPDVRGKAPDVSEAFAKVIAKALARERADRFQDAREFLDALIDACPDLVRSGPVVLRSSRPEVAPGQTAVVTAGGTAVPTPRQDRATRRTWVAALVAALGAFAITVLLMARSRPEADAEPAQPAPGSTLPVAAASEAPITAPESSTAPEVTPEPESSASAAPSASAEPATDAPEKPVAEKPTPKVGKPRPTNIQGTKPPTVPPKGTSGVATGLTLNPEEP, from the coding sequence ATGAACGCGAACGACACACCGCCTGACTCGCTGGTCGGGAGCCTGATCGACCGAAAATATCGGATCGAACGCTGCATCGGACGCGGCGGTATGGGAGCGGTGTACGAGGCGACCAACGTCGCCATCGGCAAGCGCGTCGCACTCAAGTTCCTCGAGGTGAGCGATGGCGCCGCCGATCGCGACGCGGTGGTGCGTTTTCAACGCGAGGCAGAGGCCGCCAGCGCCGTCGAGAGCGGGCACATCGTCCAGATCTTCGACTCCGGCACCACGGAGGACGATCGCCCCTACTTGGTGATGGAGCTCTTGCGCGGTGAGGACCTGCGGCAGCGCATGAAGCGCGTGGGCAAGCTGCCGGAGAGCGACGTCATCCACATCACGATGCAGACGCTCCGAGCGCTCGTGCGCGCCCACGAAGCCGGCATCGTTCATCGCGATCTCAAACCCGATAACCTCTTTCTCGACTCTCGAGACGACGACCCATTGTTCGTGAAGGTGGTCGACTTCGGGATCTCCAAGGTCACCCAAACCCGAGCGACGAACAACACGCTCACCCGTCGGGGCACGGTACTTGGAACCGCGTACTACATGGCTCCCGAGCAGGCCCAGGCTTTCCCCGACATCGATGGGCGAGCCGATCTCTACAGCCTTGGAGCCATCTGCTACGAGGCGCTCACCGGCGACGCGCCTCACAGCGGCGGGAGCTACGAAGCCATTCTGGTCAAGGCGTGCACACAAGACGCACCGGATGTGCGAGGCAAGGCTCCCGACGTCAGCGAAGCGTTCGCCAAGGTGATCGCTAAAGCGCTCGCTCGCGAGCGCGCCGATCGCTTTCAAGACGCGCGAGAGTTCCTCGACGCTCTAATCGATGCCTGCCCCGACTTGGTGCGCAGCGGGCCCGTGGTGCTCAGGAGCTCTCGGCCTGAGGTAGCGCCGGGGCAGACCGCAGTGGTGACTGCTGGCGGCACTGCGGTGCCGACCCCACGCCAGGATCGCGCCACCCGTCGCACCTGGGTTGCCGCGTTGGTGGCTGCCCTGGGTGCCTTCGCCATCACGGTCTTGCTGATGGCCCGCAGTCGCCCCGAGGCGGACGCCGAGCCCGCGCAACCGGCGCCCGGCTCCACGTTACCGGTGGCTGCCGCATCCGAAGCTCCCATCACTGCGCCTGAGAGCAGCACTGCGCCTGAGGTCACCCCGGAGCCCGAATCCTCCGCTTCTGCGGCGCCATCGGCGAGTGCAGAACCCGCGACCGACGCCCCTGAGAAGCCCGTGGCTGAGAAACCAACGCCGAAAGTTGGCAAGCCCCGCCCCACCAACATCCAGGGGACCAAGCCGCCAACCGTCCCGCCAAAGGGCACGTCCGGCGTCGCGACTGGGCTGACACTCAATCCCGAAGAGCCCTGA
- the acs gene encoding acetate--CoA ligase produces MSDAIGKFSGESRRFEPPEAFKKQARVGSLEDYQRLYRESLDEPEKFWRRETSELVFKKPWTKLVEWDAPFVKWFSDGTLNITETCLDRHLDTPRKDKAALIWESEPGETQTISYAELHAQVVAFAAALKKLGVQKGDRVAIYMGMVPEVVVGMLACARIGAPHSVVFGGFAADALRDRINDCGAKVVLTQDGALRRGSVVPLKETVDHAVHQTPSVEHVVVYRRLPERCEIEMLEGRDVDWYEAVKAANPASAAEATEVEAEHPLFILYTSGSTGKPKGVLHTTAGYLAGTHVTTKYAFDLQEDDVYWCTADVGWITGHSYIVYGPLSNGATCVMYEGAPNQPDWGRFWQLIDKHQVTILYTAPTAIRAFIKAGDDWVRKAKLDSLRLLGTVGEPINPEAWIWYHKEVGKERCPIIDTWWQTETGGIMMTTLPGAAAAQPGSCGLPFFGVEPAVVTRENEDVPAGSSGLLVVRRPWPSMLRTVWGDDERYVKQYWSDIQGCYFTGDGANRDKDNYFTVIGRIDDVLNVSGHRIGTAEIESALVSHPSVAEAAAVARPDDLTGQALVVFVTLKPGYTPSPELGTQLKAHVGEEIGKFARPAEVRFADALPKTRSGKIMRRLLKDVAAGRETQGDMSTLEDLSVIAKLRGDDE; encoded by the coding sequence ATGAGTGACGCGATTGGTAAGTTCTCCGGAGAGAGCCGGCGCTTCGAGCCGCCGGAAGCATTCAAGAAGCAAGCGCGGGTGGGGTCCCTCGAAGACTACCAACGTCTGTATCGCGAGAGCCTCGACGAGCCCGAAAAGTTCTGGCGCCGCGAGACCTCGGAGCTGGTGTTCAAGAAGCCTTGGACGAAGCTCGTCGAGTGGGATGCGCCGTTCGTGAAATGGTTCTCCGACGGAACCTTGAACATCACCGAGACCTGCCTCGATCGCCACCTTGATACCCCACGGAAAGACAAGGCGGCGCTGATCTGGGAGAGCGAGCCTGGCGAGACCCAGACTATCAGCTACGCGGAGCTCCACGCACAGGTCGTGGCTTTCGCGGCCGCGTTGAAGAAGCTCGGCGTACAGAAAGGCGACCGCGTCGCGATCTACATGGGCATGGTCCCGGAGGTGGTGGTGGGCATGCTCGCCTGCGCGCGCATCGGCGCCCCCCACAGCGTGGTATTCGGTGGCTTCGCAGCGGACGCTCTTCGGGATCGCATCAACGACTGCGGCGCCAAGGTGGTGCTGACCCAGGACGGCGCTTTACGGCGTGGCAGCGTGGTGCCCCTCAAAGAGACAGTGGATCACGCCGTGCATCAGACGCCTTCCGTCGAACACGTCGTGGTGTATCGGCGCCTGCCGGAGCGCTGCGAGATCGAGATGCTCGAAGGTCGCGACGTCGACTGGTACGAGGCGGTCAAGGCAGCGAACCCAGCGAGTGCCGCGGAGGCCACCGAGGTAGAGGCGGAGCACCCGCTGTTCATCCTCTACACGTCTGGTTCCACCGGGAAACCAAAGGGCGTATTGCACACCACCGCAGGCTACCTGGCGGGCACCCACGTCACGACCAAGTACGCGTTCGACCTACAAGAGGACGACGTGTACTGGTGTACTGCGGACGTTGGTTGGATCACCGGACACAGCTACATCGTCTACGGCCCGCTCTCGAACGGCGCGACCTGCGTGATGTACGAAGGCGCGCCGAATCAGCCCGATTGGGGCCGCTTCTGGCAGCTGATCGACAAGCACCAGGTGACCATCCTCTACACCGCTCCAACGGCCATTCGCGCGTTCATCAAGGCCGGCGACGACTGGGTGCGCAAGGCGAAGCTCGATAGCTTGCGCCTGCTCGGCACCGTGGGTGAGCCGATCAACCCAGAAGCTTGGATCTGGTACCACAAGGAAGTGGGCAAGGAGCGCTGCCCGATCATCGACACCTGGTGGCAGACGGAGACCGGCGGCATCATGATGACGACGCTCCCCGGCGCGGCAGCGGCGCAGCCAGGCTCTTGCGGCTTGCCGTTCTTCGGTGTGGAGCCCGCGGTAGTGACGCGAGAGAACGAAGACGTGCCCGCCGGCAGCTCTGGCTTGCTCGTCGTGCGCCGCCCCTGGCCCAGCATGCTGCGCACGGTTTGGGGAGACGATGAGCGCTACGTGAAGCAATACTGGAGTGACATCCAAGGGTGCTACTTCACCGGTGACGGCGCGAACCGCGATAAGGACAACTACTTCACGGTGATCGGTCGCATCGACGACGTGCTCAACGTCAGCGGGCACCGCATCGGGACGGCGGAGATAGAGAGCGCCCTGGTGAGTCACCCGTCCGTCGCCGAAGCAGCCGCCGTGGCACGTCCCGACGACCTAACGGGACAAGCGCTCGTGGTCTTCGTCACGCTCAAGCCCGGCTACACGCCGAGCCCCGAGCTTGGCACCCAGCTGAAAGCCCACGTCGGCGAAGAAATCGGTAAGTTCGCGCGCCCGGCGGAGGTGCGCTTTGCTGACGCACTGCCGAAGACGCGCAGCGGCAAGATCATGCGTCGCCTGCTCAAGGACGTAGCCGCGGGTCGAGAGACCCAGGGCGACATGTCCACGCTGGAAGATTTGTCGGTGATCGCGAAGCTCCGCGGTGACGACGAGTGA